One Actinomadura viridis genomic region harbors:
- a CDS encoding MarR family winged helix-turn-helix transcriptional regulator, giving the protein MQSEAPRSSSDELMELAFRLAGRIRVGLDRAAAELDLPPAQAQALARLRSPAPMRELAEVMSCDASNVTGIVDGLERRGLVRRRPDPRDRRIKHLVLTEEGERRRAALHASTSKMAAEVFDLPEADREALHGLLARLVSRSGDR; this is encoded by the coding sequence ATGCAGTCCGAGGCCCCGCGTTCCAGCAGCGACGAACTGATGGAACTCGCCTTCCGCCTCGCCGGGCGCATCCGCGTGGGCCTCGACCGCGCCGCGGCCGAGCTGGACCTGCCGCCCGCCCAGGCCCAGGCGCTCGCGCGGCTGCGCTCCCCCGCCCCCATGCGCGAGCTGGCAGAGGTCATGTCCTGCGACGCCTCCAACGTGACCGGAATCGTGGACGGGCTGGAGCGGCGCGGGCTGGTGCGGCGGCGGCCCGACCCCCGCGACCGCAGGATCAAGCACCTCGTCCTGACCGAGGAGGGCGAGCGCCGGCGCGCCGCCCTGCACGCGAGCACCTCCAAGATGGCCGCCGAGGTCTTCGACCTGCCCGAAGCCGACCGGGAGGCGCTGCACGGCCTGCTCGCCCGCCTGGTGTCCCGGAGTGGCGACCGCTGA
- a CDS encoding serine hydrolase domain-containing protein, whose protein sequence is MRRPALRRTAFLVAALTAAAGVTSPAQAVPHAYEVRSAGKGDAAGEALQRVLNEAVRQGAPGALAQSRTPLRVLDLSSGVADVRTMRKPRAAMRYRIGSITKIFVATVILQLVAEGRLKLGDTADEVIPGVVKGKGYRADRITMRMLLDHTSGIFNYATDQRLSDYAEKHPRHRFTLEELASAALAHPPYFRPGTSWAYSDTDYVLLGMVIKAVTGRTYAQEIRRRIIRPFRLRDTYLPGARPRIRGPHLHGYTPAEGGPPRMKDATDVNISYATASGDMISTAGDLNRFASALLRGRLLPERLLRAMLRPVPGSQPYPGSDIFRYGLGTVIARLPCGVRVYGNGGTLDGWETWAGGTRDGRRTMSFVFTSDVVDQIGLTARALEAEYCTARTQGSRAKPDGAGKPGRRPARTKARP, encoded by the coding sequence ATGCGACGTCCAGCGCTCCGGCGCACCGCGTTCCTCGTGGCCGCGCTCACCGCCGCGGCCGGTGTCACGTCCCCGGCGCAGGCGGTGCCCCACGCCTACGAGGTGAGGTCCGCGGGGAAGGGGGACGCCGCGGGCGAGGCCCTCCAGCGCGTGCTGAACGAGGCCGTACGCCAGGGGGCTCCCGGGGCCCTCGCCCAGTCGCGCACGCCCCTGCGCGTTCTCGACCTGTCCAGCGGGGTGGCCGACGTCAGGACGATGCGGAAGCCCCGGGCGGCCATGAGGTACCGGATCGGCAGCATCACCAAGATCTTCGTGGCCACGGTGATCCTGCAGCTGGTGGCCGAGGGGCGCCTCAAGCTCGGCGACACCGCCGACGAGGTGATCCCGGGCGTCGTGAAGGGCAAGGGCTACCGCGCCGACCGGATCACCATGCGGATGCTGCTCGACCACACCAGCGGGATCTTCAACTACGCCACCGACCAGCGGCTCAGCGACTACGCCGAGAAGCACCCGAGGCACCGCTTCACCCTGGAGGAGCTGGCCTCGGCGGCGCTGGCCCACCCGCCCTACTTCCGGCCCGGCACCTCCTGGGCCTACTCCGACACCGACTACGTCCTGCTCGGGATGGTCATCAAGGCCGTCACCGGCCGGACCTACGCGCAGGAGATCAGGCGGCGGATCATCCGGCCGTTCCGCCTGCGCGACACCTACCTCCCGGGCGCCCGGCCGCGCATCCGCGGCCCGCACCTGCACGGCTACACGCCGGCCGAGGGCGGCCCGCCCCGGATGAAGGACGCGACCGACGTCAACATCTCCTACGCCACCGCCTCGGGCGACATGATCTCCACGGCGGGCGACCTGAACCGGTTCGCCTCCGCGCTGCTGAGGGGACGGCTGCTGCCGGAACGGCTGCTGCGCGCGATGCTGCGCCCGGTCCCCGGCTCCCAGCCCTATCCGGGCAGCGACATCTTCCGTTACGGCCTCGGAACGGTGATCGCGAGGCTGCCCTGCGGCGTGCGGGTGTACGGCAACGGCGGCACCCTGGACGGCTGGGAGACATGGGCGGGCGGGACCCGGGACGGGCGCCGCACGATGTCGTTCGTCTTCACCAGCGACGTCGTCGACCAGATCGGCCTGACCGCGCGGGCCCTGGAGGCCGAGTACTGCACCGCGCGGACCCAAGGGTCCCGGGCGAAGCCGGACGGGGCCGGCAAGCCCGGGAGGCGCCCGGCCCGGACCAAGGCCCGGCCCTGA
- a CDS encoding SpoIIE family protein phosphatase, translating into MQALLDALDDAVIVLDPSGEVVRSNAVARRLLGDLRPGRPPGRRAGAVLRETGPGGVPAGEASGDGEALGARMTARRLPMADGSVTWVLRDVTVEREREDALRLERERKHFLSRASRALSGTLNLRRTWGLAARLTADGPADQCAVTLWSDEGPPITAVARPGGPARFLTAEPAGAGPTRVRATGRREVHPELTPERARELCPPGLDPPSSGSVVLVPLRARGSCFGVMTLLRAEPYDEAELELIDDHADRVALALEAARLYQHAVNTSERLRSALLPPALPPVPGTRLGAVYRAATAGSLIGGDFYEVLHVPAKGWMFVLGDVCGKGVDAAVYTGRVRQALRTAAMVDLTPTQTLDLLNRTLLVGDDGGFVTLVIGSPEPLPDGSVRITLAAGGHPAPLVLRNDGTVEPVRLPGMLVGALQGAVFGDAEVVLEPGDALYLYTDGITEARGEDGAMYGEERLMEDLADCRGMPPGAVVERVAQLALEHLRGGEHDDIAMFGIQAAPAAGWEWAS; encoded by the coding sequence GTGCAGGCGCTCCTGGACGCGCTCGACGACGCCGTGATCGTGCTCGACCCCTCCGGCGAGGTGGTCCGCTCGAACGCGGTGGCCCGCCGGCTGCTGGGCGATCTGCGTCCCGGCCGCCCGCCCGGCCGCCGCGCCGGCGCCGTCCTGCGCGAGACGGGCCCCGGCGGCGTGCCGGCCGGCGAGGCGTCCGGGGACGGCGAGGCCCTCGGCGCGCGGATGACCGCCCGGCGCCTGCCGATGGCGGACGGCTCGGTCACGTGGGTGCTGCGGGACGTCACCGTCGAGCGGGAGCGTGAGGACGCCCTGCGGCTGGAGCGCGAGCGCAAGCACTTCCTGTCCCGGGCGAGCCGCGCCCTGTCGGGCACCCTCAACCTGCGGCGCACGTGGGGGCTGGCCGCGCGGCTCACCGCCGACGGCCCGGCCGACCAGTGCGCGGTCACGCTCTGGTCCGACGAGGGGCCCCCGATCACGGCCGTCGCCCGGCCGGGCGGCCCCGCCCGCTTCCTGACCGCTGAGCCGGCGGGCGCGGGGCCCACCCGGGTCCGCGCGACCGGCCGCCGGGAGGTGCACCCTGAGCTGACGCCGGAACGGGCCCGCGAGCTGTGCCCGCCCGGGCTCGACCCGCCCTCGTCCGGCTCCGTGGTGCTGGTCCCGTTGAGGGCGCGCGGCTCGTGCTTCGGCGTGATGACGCTGCTGCGCGCCGAGCCCTACGACGAGGCCGAGCTGGAACTGATCGACGACCACGCCGACCGGGTGGCGCTCGCGCTGGAGGCCGCGCGGCTCTACCAGCACGCGGTGAACACGTCCGAGCGGCTGCGTTCGGCGCTGCTGCCGCCCGCGCTGCCGCCCGTCCCCGGGACGCGGCTCGGGGCGGTCTACCGGGCCGCGACGGCCGGGTCCCTGATCGGCGGCGACTTCTACGAGGTCCTGCACGTCCCGGCGAAGGGATGGATGTTCGTGCTGGGCGACGTCTGCGGCAAGGGCGTCGACGCGGCCGTCTACACCGGGCGGGTGCGGCAGGCGCTGCGCACCGCGGCCATGGTCGACCTCACCCCGACCCAGACGCTGGACCTGCTCAACCGGACCCTCCTGGTCGGCGACGACGGCGGGTTCGTCACGCTGGTCATCGGCAGCCCCGAACCGCTGCCGGACGGCTCGGTCCGGATCACGCTGGCCGCCGGCGGCCACCCCGCGCCGCTCGTCCTGCGCAACGACGGCACCGTCGAGCCCGTGCGGCTGCCCGGGATGCTCGTGGGCGCCCTCCAGGGAGCGGTCTTCGGTGACGCCGAGGTCGTCCTCGAACCGGGCGACGCCCTCTACCTCTACACCGACGGCATCACCGAGGCGCGCGGGGAGGACGGGGCGATGTACGGGGAGGAACGGCTGATGGAGGACCTGGCCGACTGCCGGGGGATGCCGCCGGGCGCGGTGGTGGAGCGGGTGGCGCAGCTGGCGCTGGAGCACCTCCGCGGCGGCGAGCACGACGACATCGCGATGTTCGGCATCCAGGCGGCGCCGGCCGCGGGCTGGGAGTGGGCGTCGTGA
- a CDS encoding PH domain-containing protein, which produces MTETRAPALPVVWRPRTTRVVAYATAGVIVLGMVVLAVVVAPQFKVFDRILMVGFGLFLAWILHMLARCRVVADAAGLTVVNAFRTRRLEWAEVVDVTMGPGEPWPALDLADGTSLGAMGINGAEKALAARQVEQLRGLLVEHAEAPDR; this is translated from the coding sequence TTGACTGAGACGCGAGCTCCGGCGCTGCCGGTGGTGTGGCGCCCCCGCACCACCCGGGTCGTCGCCTACGCGACGGCGGGCGTGATCGTGCTCGGCATGGTCGTGCTCGCCGTCGTGGTGGCCCCCCAGTTCAAGGTGTTCGACCGGATCCTCATGGTGGGGTTCGGCCTGTTCCTGGCCTGGATCCTGCACATGCTCGCCCGCTGCCGGGTCGTGGCCGACGCCGCCGGGCTCACCGTCGTGAACGCCTTCCGGACCCGCCGCCTGGAGTGGGCCGAGGTGGTGGACGTGACCATGGGACCCGGCGAGCCCTGGCCCGCCCTGGACCTGGCCGACGGCACCTCGCTCGGCGCGATGGGCATCAACGGCGCCGAGAAGGCCCTCGCCGCCCGGCAGGTGGAGCAGCTGCGCGGCCTGCTGGTCGAGCACGCCGAGGCCCCCGACCGCTGA
- a CDS encoding DoxX family protein has protein sequence MTTTSEVVMDVIALIGRILFTAVFIGAGIGHLTATESMAGYAASKNLPQPRLMVQFSGIYILLASALLILGIWPDIAAIAFLPFLILTALLFHDFWTQEDPQVRQNEQTQFLKDISLAGGSLALFALYASSPHPGLLLVGPVF, from the coding sequence GTGACGACGACCTCGGAGGTGGTCATGGACGTCATCGCACTGATCGGGCGCATCCTGTTCACAGCCGTCTTCATCGGGGCGGGCATCGGGCACCTGACCGCCACCGAGAGCATGGCGGGCTACGCGGCGAGCAAGAACCTCCCCCAGCCCCGGCTGATGGTGCAGTTCTCCGGCATCTACATCCTGCTGGCGTCGGCCCTGCTCATCCTGGGCATCTGGCCCGACATCGCCGCGATCGCGTTCCTGCCGTTCCTCATCCTCACCGCGCTCCTGTTCCACGATTTCTGGACCCAGGAGGATCCGCAGGTCCGGCAGAACGAGCAGACCCAGTTCCTCAAGGACATCTCCCTCGCGGGAGGCTCGCTCGCGCTGTTCGCCCTGTACGCCTCGTCCCCGCACCCGGGCCTCCTCCTGGTCGGCCCCGTCTTCTGA
- a CDS encoding DUF6069 family protein: MAEVQDVRGAGARRRGRAVAVGAAVLANAVVWLLSVPAAGLELAVTYPGEETATVGAGIVLFFTAGASLAGWGLLAVLELVARSRARIVWTVVALAVLVLSFSPLLQVEAAGSTKAVLAIMHVVVAAVLVPGFWRTGPRAVHAPSTPGTPGTPGTVTRGPVAPG; this comes from the coding sequence ATGGCCGAGGTGCAGGATGTGCGGGGAGCGGGGGCCCGGCGTCGCGGCCGGGCGGTCGCGGTCGGGGCGGCCGTGCTCGCCAACGCGGTGGTGTGGCTTCTCTCGGTGCCGGCCGCCGGGCTGGAACTGGCCGTGACCTATCCGGGCGAGGAGACGGCGACCGTGGGCGCCGGCATCGTCCTGTTCTTCACGGCCGGGGCGTCGCTGGCGGGCTGGGGCCTGCTCGCGGTCCTGGAACTGGTCGCGCGGTCGCGGGCCAGGATCGTCTGGACGGTGGTCGCCCTCGCCGTCCTCGTGCTGTCCTTCTCGCCCCTCCTCCAGGTGGAGGCCGCGGGCAGCACCAAGGCGGTCCTGGCGATCATGCATGTGGTGGTGGCCGCGGTCCTCGTCCCCGGCTTCTGGCGCACGGGCCCCCGGGCCGTCCATGCTCCGAGCACGCCCGGCACGCCCGGCACGCCCGGCACGGTCACCCGGGGGCCGGTCGCCCCCGGGTGA
- a CDS encoding bifunctional 3,4-dihydroxy-2-butanone-4-phosphate synthase/GTP cyclohydrolase II, whose amino-acid sequence MSEDDGIFDPIEEAVADIAAGRPVVVVDDEDRENEGDIIFAASAATPELLTFTIRHTSGVICVPMEGADLDRLQIPLMTAQNTERLRTAYTVSVDARDGVSTGISAADRATTIRLLSAPATRPDELVRPGHVFPLRYHPGGVLRRRGHTEAAVDLARLAGLAPAGVLAEVVNDDGTMARLPELQVFAKEHGLKLISIERLVEYRKRREALVERVVETGLPNRYGMWRAVGFASAIDGGEHVALVHGDLGDGADVLVRAHSECLTGDVLHSERCDCGTQLDAAMERVAAEGRGVILYLRGHEGRGIGLLAKLRAYALQDAGADTVDANLELGLPADAREYSNAAHMLRDLGVRSIRVLTNNPAKLAGLEGFGIEVLGREAMPVIVTEHNRRYLTVKRDRLGHRIDGLPGAPEGES is encoded by the coding sequence GTGAGCGAGGACGACGGGATCTTCGACCCCATCGAGGAGGCGGTCGCCGACATCGCGGCCGGCCGGCCCGTGGTGGTGGTCGACGACGAGGACCGCGAGAACGAGGGCGACATCATCTTCGCCGCCTCGGCGGCCACGCCCGAGCTGCTGACGTTCACGATCCGCCACACCAGCGGCGTGATCTGCGTGCCGATGGAGGGCGCGGACCTGGACCGGCTCCAGATCCCCCTCATGACGGCGCAGAACACCGAGCGGCTGCGCACCGCCTACACCGTCAGCGTGGACGCCCGCGACGGCGTCAGCACCGGGATCTCGGCCGCCGACCGCGCCACGACGATCCGCCTCCTGAGCGCCCCGGCGACCCGGCCCGACGAGCTGGTGCGCCCCGGGCACGTCTTCCCGCTGCGCTACCACCCGGGCGGGGTGCTGCGCCGCCGCGGGCACACCGAGGCCGCCGTCGACCTGGCCCGCCTGGCCGGTCTCGCGCCGGCCGGGGTGCTGGCCGAGGTCGTCAACGACGACGGCACCATGGCCCGGCTGCCCGAGCTGCAGGTCTTCGCCAAGGAGCACGGCCTCAAGCTGATCTCCATCGAGCGGCTGGTGGAGTACCGCAAGCGCCGCGAGGCCCTGGTGGAACGCGTCGTGGAGACCGGCCTGCCCAACCGGTACGGCATGTGGCGCGCGGTCGGGTTCGCCAGCGCGATCGACGGCGGCGAGCACGTCGCCCTGGTGCACGGCGACCTCGGGGACGGCGCCGACGTGCTGGTCCGGGCGCACTCGGAGTGCCTGACCGGCGACGTCCTGCACTCCGAGCGCTGCGACTGCGGCACCCAGCTGGACGCCGCCATGGAACGCGTCGCCGCCGAGGGGCGCGGCGTGATCCTCTACCTGCGGGGGCACGAGGGACGCGGCATCGGGCTGCTGGCCAAGCTGCGGGCGTACGCGCTCCAGGACGCCGGGGCCGACACCGTGGACGCCAACCTGGAACTGGGGCTGCCCGCCGACGCCCGGGAGTACTCCAACGCCGCGCACATGCTGCGCGACCTGGGCGTCCGCTCGATCCGGGTGCTGACCAACAACCCCGCCAAGCTCGCCGGGCTGGAGGGCTTCGGCATCGAGGTGCTGGGCCGCGAGGCCATGCCCGTGATCGTCACCGAGCACAACCGGCGCTACCTGACGGTCAAGCGCGACCGTCTCGGACACCGGATCGACGGGCTGCCCGGAGCCCCGGAGGGAGAGTCATGA
- the ribH gene encoding 6,7-dimethyl-8-ribityllumazine synthase, producing MSGTGRPEDGTVDAGGLTLGIVCTRWHGHITDRLLDRAVDAARACGIAEPAVARVAGALELPVVAQQLARDLDAVVCLGAVIRGETAHFDYVCDAVTAGVTRVALDEATPVGNGVLTCDTREQAEARAGFPGSQEDKGWESVVAALDTALTLRRLRGAAPAGSVRG from the coding sequence ATGAGCGGAACGGGACGTCCCGAGGACGGCACGGTCGACGCCGGGGGCCTCACCCTCGGCATCGTGTGCACCCGCTGGCACGGGCACATCACCGACCGGCTGCTGGACCGCGCCGTGGACGCGGCGCGCGCGTGCGGGATCGCCGAGCCCGCCGTCGCCCGGGTCGCCGGGGCCCTGGAGCTGCCGGTGGTCGCCCAGCAGCTGGCCCGCGACCTGGACGCCGTGGTCTGCCTGGGCGCGGTGATCCGCGGTGAGACCGCCCACTTCGACTACGTCTGCGACGCGGTCACCGCCGGTGTGACACGGGTCGCACTCGACGAGGCCACCCCGGTCGGCAACGGCGTCCTCACCTGCGACACCCGGGAGCAGGCCGAAGCCCGCGCGGGATTCCCCGGAAGCCAGGAGGACAAGGGCTGGGAGTCGGTGGTGGCCGCCCTGGACACGGCCCTGACGCTGCGGCGGCTGCGGGGGGCCGCGCCCGCCGGGAGCGTCCGCGGCTAG
- the rpe gene encoding ribulose-phosphate 3-epimerase, producing MAPPQISPSILSADFARLAEDVERIADSADWVHVDVMDNHFVPNLTLGLPVVEALLRHSALPLDCHLMIEDPDRWAPAYAEAGAGSVTIHAEAAKAPIRTLRAIRAAGARAALGINPATPVEPYEDLLGEIDMLLLMTVEPGFGGQRFLDVVLPKVRRARQLIKDRDLPVWLQVDGGVSEETIERCAEAGADVFVAGSAVYGADDPGEAVRKLRGQAEGAASR from the coding sequence ATGGCCCCACCGCAGATCTCACCCAGCATCCTGTCCGCCGACTTCGCCCGCCTCGCCGAGGACGTCGAGCGCATCGCCGACTCCGCCGACTGGGTCCACGTCGACGTCATGGACAACCACTTCGTGCCCAACCTCACCCTCGGGCTGCCCGTGGTGGAGGCGCTGCTCAGGCACAGCGCGCTTCCGCTCGACTGCCACCTGATGATCGAGGACCCCGACCGGTGGGCGCCCGCCTACGCCGAGGCGGGCGCGGGCAGCGTCACCATCCACGCCGAGGCCGCCAAGGCGCCGATCCGCACGCTGCGCGCGATCCGGGCCGCCGGGGCCCGCGCCGCCCTCGGCATCAACCCGGCGACCCCCGTGGAGCCGTACGAGGACCTGCTGGGCGAGATCGACATGCTGCTGCTGATGACCGTCGAGCCGGGGTTCGGCGGGCAGCGGTTCCTGGACGTGGTGCTGCCCAAGGTGCGCCGCGCCCGGCAGCTGATCAAGGACCGTGACCTGCCGGTCTGGCTGCAGGTCGACGGGGGCGTCAGCGAGGAGACGATCGAACGCTGCGCCGAGGCCGGCGCCGACGTCTTCGTCGCGGGCAGCGCGGTGTACGGGGCCGACGACCCCGGTGAGGCCGTGCGCAAGCTGCGGGGCCAGGCGGAGGGGGCCGCCTCCCGGTGA
- a CDS encoding phosphatase PAP2 family protein, whose translation MLIGVMHVLSFIGSAAFYLPLLVVLYWCVDSRLGARAAVVLSLGSALNTWLKLLLHDPRPFWTDRSITGHEPRASFGMPSGHAQNGVVLWGYLASRTRRRALWAGAALLVVLIGISRIVLGVHSPGQVLAGWGIGAGFLAAVLWLEPRVVPWWQARSLTVQFALSLAVGLVVLGGMQAALESMDGWRWPAAWVRAITAAGGSVDPVTLGEGAAAAGALSGLLAGLSVAARHVRYDPGGTVPRRLLRLPIGAAGALALYTLGLFLGTEPVPAFAAQVLLGLWVAAGAPETFVRLRLADRTPRPGARPGEEAAGPSPARSPGRGR comes from the coding sequence GTGCTCATAGGCGTCATGCACGTGCTGTCGTTCATCGGCAGCGCGGCGTTCTACCTGCCCCTGCTGGTGGTCCTGTACTGGTGCGTGGACTCCCGGCTGGGAGCGCGGGCCGCGGTGGTGCTGTCCCTGGGCTCGGCGCTCAACACCTGGCTGAAGCTGCTCCTGCACGACCCGCGCCCGTTCTGGACCGACCGCTCCATCACCGGGCACGAGCCGCGCGCCTCCTTCGGGATGCCGTCGGGGCACGCGCAGAACGGGGTGGTGCTGTGGGGGTACCTGGCGAGCCGCACCCGGCGGCGGGCGCTGTGGGCCGGGGCCGCGCTGCTGGTGGTCCTGATCGGGATCTCCCGGATCGTGCTCGGCGTCCACTCGCCCGGCCAGGTCCTGGCGGGCTGGGGGATCGGCGCCGGGTTCCTGGCCGCCGTCCTCTGGCTCGAGCCCCGGGTGGTGCCGTGGTGGCAGGCCCGCTCCCTGACCGTGCAGTTCGCGCTCAGCCTCGCGGTGGGACTGGTGGTCCTCGGCGGCATGCAGGCCGCGCTGGAGTCGATGGACGGCTGGCGCTGGCCCGCCGCCTGGGTGAGGGCGATCACGGCGGCGGGCGGCAGCGTCGACCCCGTGACGCTGGGCGAGGGGGCGGCCGCGGCCGGCGCGCTGTCCGGCCTGCTGGCGGGCCTGTCGGTGGCCGCCCGCCACGTCCGGTACGACCCCGGCGGCACCGTGCCGCGCCGCCTGCTCCGGCTCCCGATCGGCGCGGCGGGCGCGCTGGCCCTCTACACCCTGGGCCTGTTCCTGGGCACCGAGCCCGTCCCGGCGTTCGCCGCGCAGGTGCTGCTGGGCCTGTGGGTCGCGGCCGGCGCGCCGGAGACCTTCGTCCGCCTCCGGCTCGCCGACCGGACGCCCCGTCCGGGGGCGCGGCCGGGGGAGGAGGCGGCGGGGCCGTCACCCGCGCGTTCACCAGGGCGGGGGAGATGA
- the hisG gene encoding ATP phosphoribosyltransferase — protein MLSLVLPKGSLEKATMQLFDAADLTVRRASDRDYRAQIDDPRIDRVRVLRPQEIPTYLEQGLFDLGITGRDWITETDSDVVSLGELKYSKATDNPVRVIMAVPNDAPWQKVSDLPEGVRISTEFPALTRRFLDRHGVKARVVPSYGATEAKVPDIVDVIVDLTETGSSLRKNGLRILDTLLTSYTELVANRASYEDAAKRAAMEDVALLLQGAIRARGNVLLKLNVADTALRAVLEIMPAMSSPTVTPLAGGEQHAVESVVAKRGVNTLIPALKAAGARDILEIPISKIVD, from the coding sequence GTGCTGTCTCTCGTCCTGCCCAAGGGCTCGCTGGAAAAGGCGACCATGCAGCTGTTCGACGCCGCCGACCTGACGGTCCGGCGCGCCTCGGACCGCGACTACCGCGCGCAGATCGACGACCCGCGCATCGACCGGGTCCGGGTGCTGCGCCCGCAGGAGATCCCCACCTACCTCGAACAGGGTCTGTTCGACCTGGGCATCACCGGCCGCGACTGGATCACCGAGACCGACTCCGACGTGGTCAGCCTGGGTGAGCTGAAGTACTCCAAGGCCACCGACAACCCGGTCCGCGTGATCATGGCGGTGCCCAACGACGCGCCCTGGCAGAAGGTGTCCGACCTGCCGGAGGGCGTCCGGATCTCCACCGAGTTCCCGGCCCTGACCCGGCGTTTCCTGGACAGGCACGGCGTCAAGGCCAGGGTGGTCCCGTCCTACGGCGCCACCGAGGCCAAGGTCCCCGACATCGTCGACGTGATCGTGGACCTCACCGAGACCGGCTCGTCGCTGCGCAAGAACGGCCTGCGCATCCTCGACACCCTCCTGACCAGCTACACCGAGCTGGTGGCCAACCGCGCGTCCTACGAGGACGCCGCCAAGCGCGCCGCGATGGAGGACGTCGCCCTGCTGCTGCAGGGCGCCATCCGGGCCCGCGGCAACGTCCTGCTCAAGCTGAACGTCGCCGACACCGCCCTGCGCGCCGTGCTGGAGATCATGCCGGCGATGTCCTCGCCCACGGTGACGCCGCTGGCGGGCGGCGAGCAGCACGCGGTGGAGAGCGTGGTGGCCAAGCGCGGGGTCAACACCCTCATCCCGGCGCTGAAGGCGGCCGGTGCCCGCGACATCCTCGAGATCCCGATTTCCAAGATCGTTGACTGA
- a CDS encoding HAD-IA family hydrolase has product MSVLTLPCPAVLFDVDGTLVDSTPLVERAARRWAREYGVDADAYLAVAHGRRTSDAIAGFLPPERVREATERLDALEAAGVDGVSALPGARELLAAMNGLPWAMVTSMDPAQLRARTEAAGVPLPEVVVTASDVREGKPDPAGYLLAARHLGVDPRECVVVEDAPAGVRAGRSAGATVVAVTTSHDAAELAGADLILPGLAPVSAAPGGLRIEVSGLHRTP; this is encoded by the coding sequence GTGAGCGTGCTGACGCTGCCGTGCCCGGCGGTGCTGTTCGACGTGGACGGCACGCTGGTGGACTCCACGCCCCTGGTCGAGCGTGCGGCCCGGCGGTGGGCCCGGGAGTACGGCGTCGACGCCGACGCCTACCTGGCGGTCGCCCACGGCCGGCGGACCTCCGACGCGATCGCCGGCTTCCTCCCGCCCGAGCGGGTGCGGGAGGCCACCGAGCGCCTGGACGCGCTGGAGGCCGCCGGGGTGGACGGCGTCAGCGCGCTGCCCGGCGCCCGCGAGCTGCTCGCGGCGATGAACGGGCTGCCCTGGGCCATGGTGACCTCCATGGACCCGGCCCAGCTGCGGGCCCGTACCGAGGCCGCCGGGGTGCCGCTCCCCGAGGTCGTCGTCACGGCGTCCGACGTGCGCGAGGGCAAGCCCGACCCGGCGGGCTACCTGCTGGCCGCGCGCCACCTCGGCGTCGACCCGCGCGAGTGCGTGGTCGTGGAGGACGCCCCGGCCGGCGTGCGCGCGGGCCGTTCCGCCGGTGCCACCGTGGTCGCGGTGACCACCAGCCACGACGCCGCCGAGCTGGCCGGAGCCGACCTGATCCTCCCGGGGCTCGCCCCGGTGTCGGCGGCCCCCGGCGGCCTGCGGATCGAGGTCTCGGGCCTCCACCGGACGCCCTGA
- a CDS encoding riboflavin synthase, whose protein sequence is MFTGIVEELGEIVGIESAGDSAKLTIHGPLVTQDAVHGASIAVNGVCLTVVDVKDETFTADAVKETLDRSALGALGPGARVNLERPVRLQDRLGGHLVQGHVDGVGRVVSREPGERWELVTVSLPPGLSRYVVDKGSITVDGISLTVVEAGDDAFSVALIPTTLALTTLGHKAPGDPVNLEVDVVAKYVERMLGARAAEPAPETAGPAGGVS, encoded by the coding sequence ATGTTCACCGGCATCGTCGAGGAGCTCGGCGAGATCGTGGGGATCGAGTCCGCCGGGGACTCGGCCAAGCTCACGATCCACGGCCCGCTCGTGACCCAGGACGCCGTGCACGGCGCGTCGATCGCCGTCAACGGCGTCTGCCTCACCGTCGTCGACGTCAAGGACGAGACCTTCACCGCGGACGCCGTCAAGGAGACCCTCGACAGGTCCGCCCTCGGCGCGCTGGGGCCGGGCGCCCGGGTCAACCTGGAAAGGCCCGTACGGCTGCAGGACCGGCTCGGCGGGCACCTGGTCCAGGGGCACGTCGACGGTGTCGGCCGCGTCGTCTCCAGGGAACCCGGCGAGCGCTGGGAACTGGTCACCGTCTCCCTGCCCCCCGGCCTGAGCCGGTACGTGGTCGACAAGGGCTCGATCACCGTGGACGGCATCAGCCTCACCGTGGTCGAGGCGGGCGACGACGCCTTCAGCGTCGCGCTCATCCCCACCACGCTCGCCCTCACCACCCTCGGCCACAAGGCCCCCGGCGACCCGGTCAACCTCGAGGTGGACGTCGTCGCCAAGTACGTCGAGCGGATGCTGGGCGCCCGCGCGGCGGAGCCGGCGCCGGAGACGGCCGGCCCGGCGGGGGGCGTGTCGTGA